The genomic DNA GCGGATATCACGGTCGCGGTTCCTCAACTGGGATCCATTCATGGTGATCTCGCCTGGGGTGGCAACTGGTTCTTTCTGGCGGATTCCCCGCTGCCGTTGACTACCGAACGGATTCCGGAGCTGACGACCGCGGCCTTACGTTTGCGGAGTGTCTTAGCAGATCAGGGTATTTGTGGTGCGGCTGGTGAGGAAATTGATCATATTGAATTCTTCGGTCCTGCAGAATCGTCAGAGGCGAACAGTCGGAATTTTGTACTCTGCCCGGGAGGCGCTTACGATCGTTCGCCTTGTGGAACGGGACTAAGTGCGAAGCTGGCCTGCCTGGCGGCTGCGGGGAAGCTGGCACCGGGTGAGACCTGGGTGCAGGAGAGTATCATCGGCAGCCGTTTTGAGGGATCGTATCGACAGGGAACCGCCGATCAGATTCTTCCCCGGATTACGGGCAGTGCGTATATCGTGAGTGAAAGTCAGCTGATTCAACAGCCGGGCGATCCGTTTGGACAAGGCATCCCGGCAGGAGCCATCAAATGACAGAGCAGACAGCTGCGGGAACCGTGATCGTTGTGGGAGGCGGCATTATCGGGATCGCCTGCGCGCACTACCTGTCTGACGCCGGCTTTCAGGTGACGGTCATCGAAAGGAAAACGATCGCGGGTGCCTGCTCACATGCGAACTGCGGTTTTATCGTGCCGAGCCATGTGTTGCCTCTCACTGAACCAGCAGCCCTTAAAACCGCTTTGAAATCACTGTTCACCCCGCGCGCCCCCTTTCGCGTCCGGCCCCAATGGGACTTTTCGTTCTGGAAATGGATGTGGCAATTTGGCCGCCGCTGCACTCACAAACAGATGCTGGCAGCAGCGCCTGCTTTGAAAGCCATGCTTGATTTATCACTGCACGAATATAGGCGTTTGCTTGAGCAGGAAGACTTCGTCTGTGAGTGGCGTGACGCAGGGCTGTTGTATGTGTTTCAGACAGAACGGGGGCTGGAGGAGTATCGGCAGACCGAT from Gimesia sp. includes the following:
- a CDS encoding proline racemase family protein — protein: MTVSESRVHVIDSHTAGEPTRVVLAGGPELGTGPLSARRDRFRETADGFRRTLIDEPRGNAAMVSALLCEPTDPSCAAGVIFFNNRGYLGMCGHGTIGVAVTLAYLGRIQPGMLRLETPVGIVSVELHDAHTASIENVSSYRLKADITVAVPQLGSIHGDLAWGGNWFFLADSPLPLTTERIPELTTAALRLRSVLADQGICGAAGEEIDHIEFFGPAESSEANSRNFVLCPGGAYDRSPCGTGLSAKLACLAAAGKLAPGETWVQESIIGSRFEGSYRQGTADQILPRITGSAYIVSESQLIQQPGDPFGQGIPAGAIK